Proteins encoded within one genomic window of Streptomyces sp. NBC_01314:
- a CDS encoding snapalysin family zinc-dependent metalloprotease codes for MHVRTLTGGLAAALVVSLSLTGGQAVAAPSDATDVSLAARVFTYDASGSAEFRSAVDRGAAIWNESVDAVELRPAAAGQRANIRVLADNGWPRALPTTLGNGTVYIGRQAVDQGYNTIRISAHELGHILGLPDRKPGPCSSLMSGSSAGTACTNPYPNAAEKTEVEGNFGGVLVGQAPAARAEVIVD; via the coding sequence ATGCACGTTCGTACGCTGACCGGTGGCCTGGCCGCTGCTCTGGTGGTGTCCCTGTCCCTGACGGGTGGCCAGGCCGTGGCCGCTCCCTCCGACGCGACTGATGTTTCCCTGGCCGCCCGAGTCTTCACCTACGACGCCAGCGGCTCGGCGGAGTTCAGGAGCGCGGTCGACCGGGGCGCGGCGATCTGGAACGAGAGTGTCGACGCCGTCGAACTGCGGCCGGCCGCCGCCGGGCAACGCGCGAACATACGGGTCCTCGCGGACAACGGCTGGCCGCGTGCCCTGCCCACCACCCTGGGCAACGGGACCGTCTACATCGGGCGCCAGGCCGTAGACCAGGGTTACAACACGATCCGTATCTCCGCCCACGAACTCGGGCACATCCTGGGACTGCCCGATCGCAAGCCCGGACCGTGTTCGAGCCTGATGTCGGGTTCCAGCGCGGGCACCGCGTGCACGAACCCGTATCCGAACGCGGCGGAGAAGACGGAGGTCGAGGGGAACTTCGGCGGCGTACTCGTCGGGCAGGCCCCGGCGGCGCGCGCCGAGGTGATCGTCGACTGA
- a CDS encoding ricin-type beta-trefoil lectin domain protein has protein sequence MTPEEDFVFERSEFMEFELAEPTGSEREDAVPSADELLTLHGRSVLDYAALCTEPSRGAAERLAGQAFRSIHGDAASHAGADFPWRPRLLAAVLEATREWNADDRRSSLHPDLRVGATSDARRAVSGTDRASGARSLLLRALRNLPDRAQVLLWHTVVEAEDIEAVAPLLGAEPSLLNPERARTLLRDECVRVHLDLAPDERCRRLNRLIDVHARRGSIEMMAEVREHLDGCAYCGAAVDQLDQSPDRLPALLAEAVLGFRAADYLATRPARRAIASARVRGEPAPRPVDTEVRPTAVGDRVRPELRRHRWPLLVALGVVLCGVVAASPMALSGTENDHEAVGGSVPGPAQSPSASASATSAVPRSPGVSSAPGASEAAFTSLRNVRTGLCLDLRPSAEMVGTPAVTARCGESATQMWLLEEGGRLRNQAAPELCLTAEPQGTVALRPCTDPESSDGEESGDARYDMAADGLLTLVAQPGVAVTPIHRAEGAIILLEPVPQDRLRRSQRWNTDEGATQ, from the coding sequence GTGACGCCCGAAGAGGACTTCGTCTTCGAGCGTTCCGAGTTCATGGAATTCGAACTTGCGGAGCCCACGGGCTCGGAACGCGAAGACGCGGTGCCTTCGGCCGATGAGCTGCTGACGCTGCACGGCAGATCCGTCCTGGACTACGCGGCGCTCTGCACGGAGCCGAGCCGGGGTGCCGCGGAGCGGCTGGCCGGGCAGGCGTTCCGGAGCATCCACGGCGACGCGGCGTCGCATGCCGGCGCCGACTTCCCGTGGCGGCCGCGGCTGCTGGCGGCGGTCCTCGAGGCCACACGGGAGTGGAACGCGGACGACAGGCGCTCGTCCCTCCATCCGGACCTGCGGGTCGGCGCGACCAGTGACGCGCGCCGGGCGGTGTCCGGCACGGACCGCGCGAGCGGTGCCAGAAGCCTGCTCCTGCGCGCCTTACGAAACCTGCCGGACCGTGCTCAGGTACTGCTGTGGCACACCGTGGTCGAGGCCGAGGACATCGAGGCGGTGGCGCCCCTGCTCGGCGCCGAGCCCTCGCTCCTCAACCCCGAGCGCGCCCGCACGCTGCTGCGCGACGAGTGCGTGCGGGTCCACCTCGACCTCGCGCCCGACGAGCGCTGCCGTCGCCTCAACCGGCTCATCGACGTGCACGCCCGCCGAGGATCCATCGAGATGATGGCGGAGGTGCGGGAACACCTCGACGGCTGTGCCTACTGCGGGGCGGCGGTGGATCAGCTCGACCAGTCCCCGGACCGGCTTCCCGCGCTGCTCGCGGAGGCCGTACTGGGTTTCCGCGCGGCGGACTACCTCGCGACCCGGCCCGCCCGCCGGGCGATCGCGTCGGCTCGCGTGCGCGGGGAGCCCGCCCCACGGCCCGTGGACACGGAGGTCCGGCCGACGGCCGTGGGTGACCGCGTCCGTCCCGAGCTGCGGCGGCACCGGTGGCCGTTGCTGGTCGCCTTGGGGGTGGTGCTGTGCGGGGTGGTCGCGGCGTCCCCCATGGCTCTCAGCGGAACCGAGAACGACCACGAGGCGGTGGGTGGTTCGGTGCCCGGGCCGGCCCAAAGCCCGTCCGCCTCCGCCTCCGCCACGTCGGCCGTCCCCCGCTCGCCCGGCGTCTCTTCGGCCCCCGGCGCGAGCGAGGCCGCGTTCACGAGCCTGCGCAATGTGAGGACGGGGCTGTGCCTCGACCTGCGCCCGTCGGCGGAGATGGTGGGCACCCCCGCGGTGACGGCGCGGTGCGGGGAATCGGCAACCCAGATGTGGCTGTTGGAGGAAGGGGGACGGCTGCGGAACCAGGCGGCCCCCGAACTGTGTCTGACCGCCGAGCCGCAGGGCACCGTCGCCCTGCGGCCGTGCACCGATCCGGAGAGCTCGGACGGGGAGGAGTCCGGCGACGCGCGGTACGACATGGCGGCCGACGGCCTTCTCACCCTCGTGGCCCAGCCCGGGGTGGCCGTGACACCCATTCACCGGGCCGAGGGCGCGATCATCCTCCTGGAACCGGTCCCGCAGGACCGGCTCCGCAGGTCCCAGCGCTGGAACACCGACGAGGGGGCCACGCAATGA
- a CDS encoding GH25 family lysozyme has product MGKRTLLRGLTLAVAAVLPLYGPTAVQAAQSAVTAAVAVCGHTSAQPTLQRGSTGASAFEAQCELNLATKPSRYTPIAADGTYGAATEARVKEFQRCAGLGVDGVLGPNTWAALNTWAAQPRACADQGTSSTAQAALCGHTDTRPSLPRGAKGIEVKEVQCRLNLAMEPFHYPQLTIDGDFGGGTESRVIEFQHCANLSADGVVGPNTWAKLVDWSGRNTYCTPPRPAGYPIDGLDTAKYQHPGGASIDWKAVRASGVEFATVKATRGLNVTDEYLTADLQGARAAGLAVAPYHFYTGTSADTGGAQADRFIAAVRATGYTGQRAGDLPPIFDLERMDDGSGRCPTYGTVDDARTWLDRVEAAFGRTPMIYTQKSFLDDCLGSTTAFARYPLQLADYRQSITQPPLPNGSTTWAMWQYTDAAIFPGIQAPATADVFNGTQADLDRLANR; this is encoded by the coding sequence ATGGGAAAGAGGACGCTTCTGCGGGGCCTGACCCTCGCCGTGGCAGCGGTCCTGCCCCTGTACGGGCCCACGGCGGTGCAGGCGGCACAGTCCGCAGTCACCGCGGCGGTCGCGGTCTGCGGGCACACGAGCGCACAGCCCACGCTGCAGCGTGGATCGACAGGAGCCTCGGCGTTCGAGGCGCAGTGCGAGCTCAACCTGGCGACGAAGCCCAGCCGGTACACACCGATCGCGGCGGACGGCACGTACGGGGCGGCGACGGAGGCGCGGGTCAAGGAGTTCCAGCGGTGTGCCGGACTGGGCGTGGACGGTGTGCTCGGCCCGAACACCTGGGCCGCGCTGAACACCTGGGCCGCGCAACCGCGCGCCTGCGCCGACCAGGGCACGTCGAGTACGGCGCAGGCGGCCCTGTGCGGTCACACCGACACGCGGCCGTCACTGCCACGGGGTGCGAAGGGCATCGAGGTCAAGGAGGTTCAGTGCCGTCTGAACCTGGCCATGGAGCCGTTCCACTATCCGCAGCTGACGATCGACGGCGACTTCGGGGGTGGGACGGAGTCCCGGGTCATCGAGTTCCAGCACTGCGCCAACCTCAGCGCCGACGGCGTCGTGGGCCCCAACACCTGGGCGAAACTGGTGGACTGGTCCGGCCGTAACACGTACTGCACGCCACCGCGCCCCGCCGGCTACCCGATCGACGGTCTGGACACGGCCAAGTACCAGCACCCCGGTGGTGCGTCGATCGACTGGAAGGCCGTACGGGCCTCGGGCGTGGAGTTCGCGACGGTCAAGGCCACCCGGGGCCTGAACGTCACCGACGAATACCTCACCGCCGACCTCCAGGGGGCCAGGGCGGCGGGACTGGCCGTCGCGCCCTACCACTTCTACACGGGCACGTCGGCCGACACGGGCGGGGCGCAGGCCGACCGGTTCATCGCCGCCGTGCGAGCGACCGGCTACACCGGGCAGCGTGCGGGCGACCTGCCGCCGATATTCGACCTGGAACGCATGGACGACGGCAGCGGACGCTGTCCCACCTACGGCACGGTGGACGACGCCAGGACCTGGCTCGACCGGGTGGAGGCGGCCTTCGGCCGCACTCCGATGATCTACACCCAGAAGTCCTTCCTGGACGACTGCCTGGGCTCGACCACCGCCTTCGCCCGGTATCCGCTGCAACTCGCGGACTACCGCCAGTCGATCACCCAGCCGCCACTGCCGAACGGCTCGACGACCTGGGCGATGTGGCAGTACACCGACGCCGCGATCTTCCCCGGCATCCAGGCGCCGGCGACCGCGGACGTGTTCAACGGCACCCAGGCCGATCTGGACCGTCTGGCCAACCGTTGA
- a CDS encoding FG-GAP repeat protein: MRRRTLTVATTAAALALAVTGLGTPAAVAAPSGLADDFNGDGYRDLAIGTPKASGGTVTIVFGSASGVSRTRFVNVTQNTPGVPGTSESVDKFGENVTSGDVNHDGYADLIVGAPGEEVTGKPRGSVTIVWGGAKPFTSGGLSLTAPNAEAAGFGEGAAFADLDGDGSPQLAVVGNDTFWWYGDGGPTQDGALAPEVDFLPDGVRLDGMVAGHFSSKDGGDGFEYILHGTRSDPDGSPAPSYVGVLHGGHGDIGSLHTDLSDDGTTGSAAWWSAAVATGDINGDGYEDLVTADETGGEGGSFVVRYGSAAGLPLKGRTYHQDSPGVPGTDEADDSFGSALALGDVTGDGRADLAVGARYEDVNGKRNVGDVVLLKGGPNGLTTVGAQSFHQATTGVPGAAEAGDHFGSSLRLRDINGNGKADLAIGAYGEDVLPNGYDDGAAWVLRGAASGLTTTSATSFNATDFGYPVVAGRKFADVFAR, from the coding sequence TGGCCACGACCGCCGCAGCACTCGCCCTTGCCGTCACCGGGCTCGGTACGCCCGCCGCCGTCGCGGCACCCTCCGGTCTGGCGGACGACTTCAACGGCGACGGCTACCGCGACCTCGCCATCGGCACGCCCAAGGCGAGCGGTGGCACGGTCACCATCGTCTTCGGCTCCGCCTCCGGCGTCAGCCGGACCCGGTTCGTGAACGTCACCCAGAACACCCCCGGCGTGCCCGGCACCTCGGAGAGCGTGGACAAGTTCGGCGAGAACGTCACCAGCGGTGACGTGAACCACGACGGCTACGCCGACCTGATCGTCGGCGCGCCCGGCGAGGAGGTCACCGGCAAGCCGCGCGGCTCGGTGACGATCGTCTGGGGCGGCGCGAAGCCGTTCACCTCCGGCGGCCTCTCGCTCACGGCCCCGAACGCCGAGGCGGCAGGCTTCGGCGAGGGCGCGGCCTTCGCCGACCTCGACGGGGACGGCAGCCCCCAGCTCGCCGTCGTCGGCAACGACACGTTCTGGTGGTACGGCGACGGCGGGCCCACACAGGACGGCGCGCTCGCCCCCGAGGTGGACTTCCTGCCGGACGGCGTCCGGCTGGACGGCATGGTCGCCGGCCACTTCTCCTCCAAGGACGGCGGAGACGGCTTCGAGTACATCCTGCACGGCACCCGGTCCGACCCGGACGGCTCCCCGGCCCCCAGCTACGTGGGCGTGCTCCACGGCGGCCACGGCGACATCGGCTCCCTCCACACGGACCTCAGCGACGACGGGACGACCGGCTCCGCCGCGTGGTGGTCGGCGGCCGTCGCGACGGGCGACATCAACGGCGACGGGTACGAAGACCTGGTCACCGCCGACGAGACGGGCGGCGAGGGCGGTTCGTTCGTGGTGCGGTACGGCTCGGCGGCCGGTCTGCCGCTCAAGGGCCGCACATACCACCAGGACAGCCCCGGTGTCCCGGGCACCGACGAGGCCGACGACTCGTTCGGCTCGGCGCTCGCCCTGGGTGACGTGACCGGCGACGGCCGCGCGGACCTGGCGGTCGGCGCTCGGTACGAGGACGTGAACGGCAAGCGCAACGTCGGCGACGTCGTGCTCCTCAAGGGCGGTCCGAACGGCCTGACCACGGTCGGCGCCCAGTCCTTCCACCAGGCCACGACGGGCGTGCCGGGCGCGGCGGAGGCCGGGGACCACTTCGGCTCCTCGCTCCGCCTGCGCGACATCAACGGCAATGGCAAGGCCGATCTGGCGATCGGCGCGTACGGCGAGGATGTGCTGCCGAACGGCTACGACGACGGGGCGGCGTGGGTACTGCGCGGCGCGGCCTCCGGCCTCACCACGACCTCGGCGACCTCCTTCAACGCGACGGACTTCGGCTACCCGGTGGTGGCGGGCCGGAAGTTCGCGGACGTGTTCGCCCGCTGA
- a CDS encoding D-Ala-D-Ala carboxypeptidase family metallohydrolase: MTSSFRPVNRRTMLRGTLAVGTGVAFGQLLFTGTAQAYAWSRTLNQGDNGSDVTELQIRVAGWAADSASHSRVGIDGDFGSGTAAAVRRFQAAYGLTADGIAGPNTQAKLNALEQSDGSTAHFNWTEFVDQSSGNFNGGKLSAAQVKENARRCMYKLEALRKKLGDKPITVNSGFRSIAHNAEIGGASDSMHLYGTAADLDVPGVATKTVYQKAETCGFSGLERYTVDHQHVDSRADLGRDWWWESGTI, encoded by the coding sequence ATGACTTCCTCCTTCCGTCCCGTCAACCGCCGCACCATGTTGCGGGGCACGCTGGCCGTCGGTACCGGCGTCGCGTTCGGTCAGCTGCTGTTCACGGGCACCGCACAGGCCTATGCGTGGTCGCGCACCCTGAACCAGGGCGACAACGGCTCCGATGTGACCGAACTGCAGATCAGAGTCGCCGGCTGGGCAGCGGACAGCGCCAGCCACAGCCGGGTCGGCATCGACGGGGACTTCGGTTCCGGCACGGCCGCGGCCGTACGCCGGTTCCAGGCGGCGTACGGCCTCACCGCCGACGGCATCGCCGGACCCAACACCCAGGCGAAGCTCAACGCTCTGGAGCAGTCGGACGGCTCCACGGCACACTTCAACTGGACGGAGTTCGTGGACCAGTCGAGCGGCAACTTCAACGGCGGCAAGCTGAGCGCGGCGCAGGTGAAGGAGAACGCCCGCCGTTGTATGTACAAGCTGGAGGCGCTGCGCAAGAAGCTGGGCGACAAGCCGATCACGGTCAACTCCGGCTTCCGCAGCATCGCGCACAACGCCGAGATCGGCGGGGCCAGCGACAGCATGCACCTGTACGGCACCGCGGCCGACCTCGACGTGCCCGGCGTGGCCACCAAGACCGTCTACCAGAAGGCGGAGACCTGCGGGTTCTCCGGGCTGGAGAGGTACACCGTCGACCACCAGCACGTCGACAGCAGGGCTGACCTCGGGCGCGACTGGTGGTGGGAGAGCGGCACGATCTGA